The following is a genomic window from Streptomyces chrestomyceticus JCM 4735.
TCCACGTGTTCGACTGCATGGGATTGTCCCAACAGGCGGAACGCTCACCACACGCTTCTTCGTCGACTTCGGTGACGCACTCGGCGAAGTGGGCGCGAATTCCGGTGAGCTGGATTTCGAGGCGGGTGGTTACAGGGGGCGTCGTCATGGCCGTCCCTTTCGATCGGGAAAGGCTGGGGACAGGATCACTGTCGCCACTGGTGCGCAGGAAGAGCACGCCGTCACTTCCGCGTGAGCGCATGAGTCGGGTGAGGTGCTCCCGGCTGGAGAGCTGGTCAGGTTCACTCTTTCGGGACAAGGTTCGCTCCTTTCCGAAGAGGTTCAGCGTGTCCTACAGTCGAGACTCCATCAACGTGTCATTTGTGGCAGGAAAGTTGGCGGTAGCCCTTGAACCGCAAGGAGTTGAACCCGGACAGCAGTCCGCAGGCGGCCTTCGGGGCACGTCTGCGCAGCTCGCGCGAGAGCCATGGGTGGAAGCAGGAAGATCTGGCCGAGCACATGGGGTACTCCAGTACGCACATCTCAGCCGTTGAAACCGGTCGGAAGATTCCAACCTTGCGCTTTTCGCGCAGCGCTGACCGCGCCTTCGGCACCGAAGGGATAGCCGACACGTTCGAGCGGCAATGGCGCGAGATCAAGCACGGCGCACTGCTGGAGGGGTTCCCGGAGTTCGTGGGGCACGAAGGCCGGGCAGCGGAGATCCGGCTGTACGAAGTCGGTGTCATGCCGGGACTTCTTCAAACGTCGGATTACGCATCCGCCCTAGCCGACAGCGCTGTTAGACGGGGCGCGATCACGGCAGAGCAGGCAAGCGAGCGAGTCTCACTCGTCGCCGAGCGTCAAGCCGTGTTGCGTCGGACGTCTCCGCCGTTGGTTCTGGCAGTGCTGGATGAGAGCTGCCTGCGCCGCACCGTTGGCGAGCCTGCGGTGATGGAAGCCCAGTTTGCGCACCTGATCGACTTCGCCAAGCTCCCCAACACCATCCTTCACGTGGCCCCGTTCACCATGGGTGCGGATAGGCCGTTCGACTTGCCGATCACGGTGATCACGCTGATGGACCGTTCTCTGATGTCGTACGCGGAGTCAGCCCAGCGAGGGCACCTCGAACGAGAATGCACCTCGGTAGTGCCCCTACTGACGGCCTACCATCAGTTACAGGCCGCAGCCCTCTCTCAGTCGGCTTCCGTGGCCATGATCGAACAGCTAAGAAAGGGCACACCGTGACCACCGAACCCCTCCACTGGTTCAAGTCCTCCTACAGCAACAACGGCGGTCAGTGCATAGAGGTCGCCACCAACCTCGCCGTCTCGCACGGCGTGGTCCCCGTCCGCGACTCCAAGAACCCCAACGGCCCACACCTGACGCTCAGCACGGACGCATGGTCCGGCCTGGTCGAGTTCGCCCGGCACACGGCCGTCTGACCTCAGCAGAGCGGCCACGGCCCCGCTACTCCCCCACGGAGCAGCGGGGCTTTCGCATGGTCACATGTTTCGCCAATCAGGTTGCGGGATAGACCCGTTGACGTGCTAGCCCCCAAGCGGCTACGAGAGGGCACCCCATGACCGCCGAGACCCCCCACTGGTTCACGTCCTCGTACAGCGAGAACGGCGGCGCCTGCGTAGAGGCCGCCACCAACCTCGTCACCTCACGAGGCGTGGTCCCCGTCCGCGACTCCAAGAACCCCAACGGCCCGGTCCTGACCCTGACCCCCGGCGCCTGGACCGGACTCATCCAGTTCGCCCAGCAGGCCCCCCGCTGGCTCAAGTCCTCGTACAGCGACAACGGCGGCCAGTGCGTAGAAGCCGCCATCAACCTCATTGCTTCGCGCGGCGTGGTGTCGGTCCGGGACTCCAAGGACCCCGACGGGCCGGTCCTGTCCCTCGCCCCGGACGCATGGGCCGGGCTGATCTCGTTCGCCCGGCAGGCAGGCATCTGAGGGAGGCCACCTCGTGACCACCGAAACCCCACGCTGGTTCAAGTCCTCCTACAGCGAGAACGGCGGCGTCTGCATCGAAGTCGCAACCAACCTCATCACCACACTCGGAGTGATCCCGTCCGCGACTCCAAGG
Proteins encoded in this region:
- a CDS encoding DUF397 domain-containing protein; translated protein: MQFAQQAPRWLKSSYSDNGGQCVEAAINLIASRGVVSVRDSKDPDGPVLSLAPDAWAGLISFARQAGI
- a CDS encoding helix-turn-helix domain-containing protein, producing the protein MNRKELNPDSSPQAAFGARLRSSRESHGWKQEDLAEHMGYSSTHISAVETGRKIPTLRFSRSADRAFGTEGIADTFERQWREIKHGALLEGFPEFVGHEGRAAEIRLYEVGVMPGLLQTSDYASALADSAVRRGAITAEQASERVSLVAERQAVLRRTSPPLVLAVLDESCLRRTVGEPAVMEAQFAHLIDFAKLPNTILHVAPFTMGADRPFDLPITVITLMDRSLMSYAESAQRGHLERECTSVVPLLTAYHQLQAAALSQSASVAMIEQLRKGTP
- a CDS encoding DUF397 domain-containing protein → MTTEPLHWFKSSYSNNGGQCIEVATNLAVSHGVVPVRDSKNPNGPHLTLSTDAWSGLVEFARHTAV